From Peptoanaerobacter stomatis, one genomic window encodes:
- a CDS encoding elongation factor G → MKVYESDQIRNIAILGHSGSGKSNLMEAFLYTTGKTNRISKPTDQVKITSSLGLNAIEWKDHKYNILDTPGYFDFEGETISASIAAASTIIVVDATTSLQVGTDKALEFSDNYNFPRFIFVNKIDSEKADYERILDELKERYGKKVAPFHLPWGKAENFKGFINVVDLFARQYNGKECVTVDMPQDLQADVENVRAMLMEAVAETDEVLLDKYFSGEEFTTEEVHIGLRKGVISGDIIPVLCGSTAKNIGLHTLLDMINDYLPSPLDRMKRDKTVFDGQIFKTFVDSFLGRVSYVKINQGVLKPDVEVYNINKRTKEKIAKIYVSTNEGLQEVEKANAGDIIVLTKLQTSLTGDTLAEKVDASAYDLPIFPKPQMLVAIEPVNKGDEDKISQGLHRLLDEDPSFTWERNVETKQTVVGVQGDIHINSLKDKLKEKFGVDVRIEDLKVPYRETIKGKSDVQGKHKKQSGGHGQYGDVKIRFEHSDKPFEFTEELFGGSVPKSYVPAVEKGLIESMEKGVLAGFPVTNIKATLYDGSYHDVDSSEMAFKIAASLAYKKGMEEARPILLEPIMDLKIIVPEEYMGDVIGDMNKKRGKVMGMEAYKGNKQIISAQAPQAEIFKYAIDLKAMTQGQGYFEMEFARYDEVPQQIAQKIIADANK, encoded by the coding sequence ATGAAGGTTTATGAATCAGACCAAATAAGAAATATTGCAATACTTGGACACTCAGGATCAGGAAAGAGTAATCTTATGGAGGCGTTCTTATATACAACAGGAAAGACAAATAGAATTTCAAAACCGACAGATCAAGTAAAAATTACTTCATCATTAGGGCTAAACGCTATAGAATGGAAAGATCATAAATACAATATATTGGATACTCCGGGCTATTTTGATTTTGAAGGAGAAACTATATCAGCTTCAATAGCTGCGGCATCTACAATAATAGTTGTTGATGCAACTACATCATTGCAGGTAGGAACAGACAAGGCATTGGAGTTTTCAGATAATTATAATTTTCCAAGATTTATATTTGTAAATAAAATAGATTCTGAAAAGGCTGATTATGAGAGAATATTAGATGAATTAAAAGAAAGATACGGCAAAAAAGTTGCACCTTTCCATTTACCATGGGGAAAAGCGGAAAATTTTAAAGGCTTTATAAATGTAGTTGACCTATTTGCAAGACAATATAATGGTAAAGAATGTGTCACAGTAGATATGCCACAAGATTTGCAAGCGGATGTTGAGAATGTAAGAGCTATGCTTATGGAAGCGGTAGCTGAAACTGATGAGGTATTGCTTGATAAATATTTTTCAGGAGAGGAATTCACAACAGAAGAAGTACATATAGGGCTTAGAAAAGGAGTAATAAGTGGCGATATAATACCTGTGCTTTGCGGTTCAACAGCCAAAAATATAGGTCTACACACATTACTTGACATGATAAATGATTATCTTCCGTCACCTCTTGACAGAATGAAGAGGGATAAAACTGTATTTGATGGACAAATATTTAAAACTTTTGTAGATTCATTCTTGGGTAGAGTATCATATGTGAAGATAAATCAAGGTGTATTAAAGCCTGATGTGGAAGTATATAATATAAACAAGAGAACTAAAGAAAAGATAGCAAAGATATACGTATCTACAAATGAAGGCTTGCAGGAAGTGGAAAAAGCCAATGCAGGAGATATAATTGTACTTACAAAATTACAGACATCATTAACAGGGGACACATTAGCCGAAAAAGTTGACGCATCTGCATATGACTTGCCTATATTCCCTAAACCGCAAATGTTAGTGGCAATAGAACCTGTTAATAAAGGTGATGAAGATAAAATATCACAAGGATTGCACAGATTATTGGATGAAGACCCTTCATTTACTTGGGAAAGAAATGTAGAAACAAAACAAACAGTAGTAGGAGTGCAAGGAGATATACACATAAATTCACTAAAAGACAAATTAAAAGAAAAATTCGGTGTAGATGTTAGAATAGAAGACTTGAAAGTACCTTATAGAGAAACAATAAAAGGAAAATCAGATGTTCAAGGAAAACATAAAAAACAATCAGGCGGACACGGACAATATGGAGACGTTAAGATAAGATTTGAACATTCCGACAAACCGTTTGAATTTACAGAAGAATTATTTGGCGGTTCTGTACCTAAATCTTATGTACCGGCAGTAGAAAAAGGACTTATAGAGTCAATGGAAAAAGGTGTGCTTGCAGGTTTCCCTGTTACAAATATAAAAGCAACACTATATGACGGTTCATATCATGATGTAGACTCATCAGAAATGGCATTTAAGATAGCGGCATCATTAGCTTATAAGAAAGGTATGGAAGAAGCAAGACCTATATTGTTAGAACCTATAATGGATTTAAAAATAATAGTTCCTGAAGAATATATGGGCGATGTAATCGGAGATATGAACAAAAAACGTGGAAAAGTAATGGGTATGGAAGCATATAAAGGAAATAAACAAATTATAAGTGCACAAGCACCACAAGCTGAAATATTCAAATATGCAATAGATTTAAAAGCCATGACACAAGGACAAGGATATTTTGAAATGGAATTTGCAAGATATGATGAAGTTCCACAACAAATAGCACAAAAGATAATAGCGGACGCAAATAAATAA
- a CDS encoding diaminopimelate decarboxylase family protein encodes MITNDIIIEQSKKYDSFYLYDEEGIVNNINRLKNNFVGVDFLYSVKCNPHTLVLDTIFKNKIGSDAASLNEVLISKEKGVSKENIYYSAPGKNRKSIEQSIDIAVIIADSLSEIELIDEIARNKGIVVNIGVRINPDFSFTGDFGGSSKFGIDEEQFIEKVPSLKEKKNIKITGIHAHVKSQELEKNNLINYYKRMFKLSEKIQNVLGYELDFINLGSGIGITYSPDDVEIDIESLAKETVGIIKSYKEKFKNTRIFIETGRYLVGKNGIYATKVLDKKLSRKKIYVILSNTLNGFVRPSMSKTVMKYASSSPMPYEPFFTCEDAFQFKALTDRSDIETVNLVGNLCTAIDVIAEDISLPVLEKDDVIVITNAGAYASVLTPMQFSSQEKPQELFLNTKNEVIE; translated from the coding sequence ATGATAACAAATGATATAATAATCGAGCAGTCAAAAAAATATGACAGTTTTTATTTATATGATGAAGAGGGGATTGTAAACAATATAAACAGATTGAAAAATAATTTTGTAGGTGTTGATTTTCTTTATTCCGTTAAGTGTAATCCTCATACTTTAGTGTTGGATACGATATTTAAAAATAAAATAGGTTCAGATGCAGCCAGCTTGAATGAAGTGCTTATAAGCAAAGAAAAAGGTGTATCTAAAGAAAACATATATTATTCAGCACCGGGAAAAAATAGAAAATCTATAGAACAATCCATAGATATAGCTGTTATAATAGCGGACAGCTTATCAGAGATAGAGCTTATAGATGAAATAGCAAGAAATAAAGGAATTGTAGTTAATATAGGAGTCAGAATCAATCCTGATTTTTCATTTACAGGAGATTTTGGCGGTTCATCAAAATTCGGTATAGATGAAGAACAATTTATAGAAAAAGTTCCATCACTTAAAGAAAAGAAAAATATAAAAATAACAGGAATACATGCACACGTAAAAAGCCAAGAGTTGGAAAAAAACAATCTTATAAATTACTACAAAAGAATGTTTAAACTTTCAGAAAAGATTCAAAATGTGCTTGGATATGAATTGGATTTTATAAATTTGGGTTCAGGAATAGGTATAACATATTCACCTGATGATGTAGAAATAGATATAGAAAGTTTAGCCAAAGAAACTGTTGGTATAATAAAATCATATAAAGAAAAATTTAAAAATACAAGAATATTTATAGAAACAGGAAGATATTTAGTAGGGAAAAACGGGATATATGCAACTAAGGTATTAGACAAAAAGCTTTCTCGTAAAAAGATATATGTTATATTATCCAACACATTAAACGGCTTTGTAAGACCTTCAATGAGCAAAACTGTAATGAAATATGCAAGTTCATCACCGATGCCGTATGAACCTTTTTTTACTTGTGAAGATGCTTTTCAATTTAAAGCGTTGACAGATAGAAGTGATATAGAAACTGTAAATCTTGTAGGAAATTTATGTACAGCTATAGATGTGATAGCTGAGGACATAAGCTTGCCTGTGCTTGAAAAAGATGATGTAATAGTAATCACAAATGCAGGAGCTTATGCATCTGTATTAACACCTATGCAGTTTTCATCACAGGAAAAACCTCAAGAGTTATTTTTAAATACAAAAAATGAGGTTATAGAGTAA
- a CDS encoding MaoC family dehydratase, whose amino-acid sequence MNPLIDDNSLNMSGYSIDEIHVGMKKSVSKTITESDIYTYAGIIGDINPLHVNEEYAKNTRFKTRIAHGMLTASFFSTLVGMCIPGADAIYLGQTLKFLLPVKIGDTIIATGEITKVVPEKKIAYMKTTVVNQRGELVIDGEATVMATK is encoded by the coding sequence ATGAATCCTTTAATTGATGATAACAGCTTAAATATGAGTGGATACAGTATAGATGAAATCCATGTAGGTATGAAAAAAAGTGTTTCAAAAACTATAACGGAGTCAGACATATATACTTATGCAGGTATTATAGGAGATATCAATCCACTTCATGTTAATGAAGAATATGCAAAGAATACGAGATTTAAAACCAGAATTGCTCATGGTATGCTTACAGCGTCATTTTTTTCAACTTTAGTAGGTATGTGCATTCCGGGAGCGGATGCCATATATTTGGGGCAAACTCTTAAGTTTCTATTACCTGTGAAAATAGGAGATACTATAATAGCTACAGGAGAAATAACTAAAGTAGTACCGGAGAAAAAAATAGCATATATGAAAACTACTGTTGTAAACCAAAGAGGCGAGCTTGTAATAGATGGAGAGGCAACTGTAATGGCAACCAAATAA
- the nagA gene encoding N-acetylglucosamine-6-phosphate deacetylase — MSEFYIKSDEIFTLNGVFSGYIKIKDGVIEEISKVADESIEIKDYTGKIVAPGYFDTHVHGYGGHDIMDATKEGLLEISKGIVQTGVTSFLATTLTDTTEKLDKACKNVGDNKDFCEGAKVQGIFLEGPFFTEEFKGAQNPDYMTNPDINKLSNWKKLSKGLVNKIAIAPERENSEEFIKDALKLGVKVALGHSNATYEQAKKAVDVGANIFVHTYNGMSPLHHRNPGMVGAALSTENTYGEVICDGHHVHPAAVKVVMRAKTYDNTLLITDCMMAGGMPEGDYKLGDFDVKVENGTARIQNGSLAGSILRLDNAVKNIVKWGLASPFDAVKMASLIPAKSVDLDDKIGSISVGRCADINILDKDMNVLEVYIDGERKF, encoded by the coding sequence ATGAGTGAATTTTATATAAAATCAGATGAAATTTTCACATTAAACGGAGTTTTTTCGGGATATATAAAGATAAAAGACGGAGTTATAGAAGAAATTTCAAAAGTTGCGGATGAGAGTATAGAGATAAAAGACTATACAGGTAAGATAGTAGCGCCTGGATATTTTGATACACATGTTCACGGATATGGTGGTCATGATATAATGGATGCCACAAAAGAAGGACTTCTTGAAATATCAAAGGGAATAGTTCAAACAGGTGTTACATCATTTTTGGCAACTACACTTACAGATACTACTGAAAAATTGGACAAAGCCTGCAAAAATGTAGGAGATAATAAAGATTTTTGTGAAGGAGCGAAAGTTCAAGGAATATTTTTGGAAGGACCGTTTTTTACTGAAGAATTTAAGGGAGCACAAAATCCTGATTATATGACAAATCCTGATATAAATAAATTGAGTAATTGGAAAAAACTTTCAAAAGGTCTTGTAAATAAAATTGCCATAGCTCCTGAGAGAGAAAATAGTGAGGAATTTATAAAAGATGCTTTAAAATTAGGTGTAAAAGTTGCGCTTGGTCACAGCAATGCAACATATGAGCAGGCTAAAAAAGCTGTAGATGTAGGTGCAAATATATTTGTTCACACATATAACGGTATGAGTCCGTTACATCATAGAAATCCCGGAATGGTAGGAGCAGCGCTTTCAACAGAAAACACATATGGAGAAGTTATATGCGATGGACACCATGTACATCCGGCAGCAGTAAAAGTTGTTATGAGAGCAAAAACTTATGATAACACCTTGCTTATAACTGATTGTATGATGGCAGGTGGAATGCCGGAAGGTGATTATAAATTAGGAGATTTTGATGTAAAAGTAGAAAATGGTACTGCAAGAATACAAAACGGTTCTCTTGCAGGTTCTATATTAAGACTTGATAATGCTGTAAAAAATATTGTAAAATGGGGATTAGCTTCACCTTTTGATGCAGTTAAAATGGCAAGCTTAATACCTGCAAAATCCGTAGACTTGGATGATAAGATAGGAAGTATAAGCGTAGGAAGATGTGCAGATATAAATATATTGGACAAAGATATGAATGTTCTTGAAGTGTATATTGACGGTGAAAGAAAGTTCTGA